From the Desulfosarcina sp. BuS5 genome, one window contains:
- a CDS encoding penicillin-binding protein activator, translated as MKSIHIKSIHIIILVIILSFYSCVSKRIIPSVRLEPDESLFMKAEKLFEKKYYGQAIDKYQEYLERFPDKEMAPAALMKIGTIEAILEHYPESINSYARLIKEYPESIFVDDAMVASLRAYYREGKYQEVIDFADQILKKTVSKEHILNIYITLGDTYIAQENPVVAVYYYTLAYGKADALTKESILVKLKEGVKPLRYTDIEMVLELIDDKHLEGLVLYLMGMAKTEEEYYDDAKRILSEFIDKFPDHEKAGMASEQLKKLESLSVYEHHTIGCLLPLSGDYKVYGNRALHGIELALNKFIAQNTNQDTKKLIKIIIKDTGSTPDKAISAIEELYQEGVAAIIGPIFSVEAAAIEAQNKGIPIIIITQKDNITETGDFVFRNFFTPQMQVKAIVSFAVEKLGVDRFAILYPDEKYGKTFMNLFWDEVIASGGVVTGLESYSPDKTDFSAPIKKLVGLYYEIPEDLLKEKGKDKLIDDDNILDTDKKPEPIIDFDALFIPDGPKRAGLIMPQLAYNDIEDVYIFGTNLWHSDRLIEMAHKYVQDTVMPDVFFAGSSSEDVQDFVKRFKDSFKKEPGFIEAVAYDTAMILFSIISRSDVSFRSTVKNELTRMAGFEGITGHTRFTKNGDVEKKLYLLNIKGKKFIEIRR; from the coding sequence ATGAAATCTATCCATATAAAATCTATCCATATTATTATCCTGGTCATAATTTTGTCATTTTATTCATGTGTTTCCAAACGTATTATTCCAAGTGTAAGGCTTGAACCGGATGAATCATTGTTTATGAAAGCCGAAAAGCTGTTTGAAAAAAAATACTATGGTCAAGCAATTGATAAATATCAGGAATACCTTGAACGCTTTCCTGACAAAGAAATGGCTCCGGCCGCTTTAATGAAAATTGGAACGATCGAGGCTATCCTGGAGCATTATCCCGAATCTATCAACAGTTACGCACGCCTGATTAAAGAATACCCAGAAAGTATATTTGTCGACGACGCCATGGTTGCATCTCTGCGGGCCTACTACAGGGAAGGCAAATATCAGGAAGTTATAGATTTTGCAGACCAAATCTTGAAAAAAACCGTTTCAAAAGAGCATATTCTAAATATATATATAACTCTTGGAGATACTTATATTGCTCAAGAGAACCCTGTGGTCGCTGTTTACTATTATACTTTAGCATATGGAAAGGCTGATGCTTTAACAAAAGAGAGTATCCTTGTTAAGCTGAAAGAAGGCGTCAAACCACTGAGATACACAGATATCGAGATGGTTCTTGAACTTATTGACGACAAACATTTAGAAGGCCTTGTCTTATATCTTATGGGCATGGCCAAAACAGAAGAAGAATACTATGATGATGCTAAAAGAATTTTATCCGAATTTATTGATAAATTCCCTGATCATGAAAAGGCCGGCATGGCGTCAGAACAGTTAAAAAAACTGGAAAGCCTTTCTGTTTATGAGCACCATACCATTGGCTGCCTTTTACCTTTGAGCGGTGATTATAAAGTATATGGGAACAGGGCATTGCATGGTATCGAGCTGGCTTTGAACAAGTTCATAGCCCAAAATACGAATCAGGATACAAAAAAATTAATCAAAATAATTATTAAAGATACCGGTTCAACCCCTGATAAAGCCATATCTGCGATAGAGGAGTTGTATCAGGAAGGTGTTGCTGCTATAATCGGCCCGATTTTTTCTGTGGAAGCGGCAGCCATAGAAGCTCAGAATAAAGGCATTCCTATTATAATTATAACGCAAAAGGATAATATAACCGAAACCGGAGACTTTGTTTTTAGAAATTTTTTTACACCGCAAATGCAGGTTAAAGCGATTGTATCGTTTGCTGTTGAAAAACTTGGAGTAGATCGTTTTGCGATTCTTTATCCTGATGAAAAATATGGAAAAACCTTTATGAACCTTTTTTGGGATGAAGTAATTGCTTCCGGAGGGGTTGTTACCGGCCTTGAATCTTACAGCCCGGATAAGACTGACTTCAGCGCTCCGATCAAAAAACTTGTGGGGCTCTACTATGAGATTCCCGAGGATCTTTTAAAAGAAAAAGGTAAAGATAAGCTAATTGATGACGATAATATCCTTGATACAGATAAAAAACCAGAGCCCATAATAGATTTTGATGCTCTTTTCATTCCGGACGGGCCTAAAAGGGCTGGTCTTATTATGCCCCAATTAGCTTATAATGATATTGAAGATGTATATATTTTCGGCACAAACCTATGGCATTCAGACCGATTGATTGAAATGGCACATAAATATGTGCAGGATACGGTTATGCCGGATGTTTTTTTTGCAGGAAGTTCATCTGAAGATGTGCAGGATTTTGTCAAGCGCTTTAAGGATTCATTTAAAAAAGAGCCCGGTTTTATTGAGGCAGTAGCATATGATACCGCCATGATACTTTTCAGCATCATAAGTCGAAGCGATGTCTCTTTTCGCAGTACGGTTAAAAACGAATTAACCCGTATGGCCGGTTTTGAAGGAATAACAGGTCATACAAGGTTTACCAAAAACGGCGATGTTGAAAAAAAATTATACCTTCTGAATATCAAGGGTAAAAAATTTATTGAGATAAGGCGATAA
- a CDS encoding dodecin family protein — protein MSNSVYKIIEVVGTSDVSFGDAAKAAVETAAKSLKDLRVAEVKELDMKIENGKVVAYRAKVSLSFKYVAD, from the coding sequence ATGAGTAACAGCGTTTATAAAATAATTGAGGTTGTGGGAACCAGCGATGTTTCCTTTGGAGATGCCGCAAAGGCTGCAGTGGAAACAGCAGCTAAATCACTTAAGGATTTGAGAGTTGCCGAAGTTAAAGAACTGGATATGAAGATTGAAAATGGAAAGGTTGTGGCCTACCGGGCCAAAGTCAGCCTTTCATTTAAATATGTAGCGGACTAA
- a CDS encoding SLC13 family permease, with protein sequence MSHDSGHDLEKSGEKSGILANKLFWIAIGAALFIIVGFIIPVPESILKLMKEEGFGQKMIDLGIADDMWHAAWKTKLVLAMIPMAIIYFATEAMPIGLVGILMPVLAYFFHLMPTKDIGKTFAGDAPLFLLGVLAMGVTVIDVGLHKRLATWILGWTKGFALPIIVLCVSMSVIGAFISAHAMAAFMAPVMAAVYMGAVAAKSKNDIIEHDPALAKLLLLSLCFALNVGGVGSPAAGGRNVIMMGFWADYNVPMSFGRWMMYGLPLSPFLGLAVALYMMFIFRKVETKDLTPGLTAIKEETERMGAMSYKEKVSLGMMLLILLLWIFGGHGLGLGGPALLALLIPVLFKVCEWKKILDGISWDAWFMYCGALTLGALLKESGAALWLAQIFLDTMARAGITGGIGLWTGMSFFSGLVTNFMSDAGTTALLGPIAIPMGIMSGVQGEPWAIGLSTAFATSFAHFLIVGTPNNAIVYGLGVYPDTGEKMIEPMDFVKYGFVLWLISLAITWVLGFMLVFNFFGFPEGITETAKAVLQASQ encoded by the coding sequence ATGAGCCATGATTCAGGTCATGACCTAGAAAAAAGCGGGGAAAAAAGCGGGATTTTAGCAAACAAACTCTTTTGGATCGCCATAGGAGCGGCACTCTTCATTATTGTAGGTTTTATTATTCCTGTTCCGGAAAGTATATTAAAGCTTATGAAGGAGGAGGGCTTTGGCCAAAAAATGATAGACTTGGGCATAGCAGATGATATGTGGCATGCAGCGTGGAAGACCAAACTTGTACTCGCCATGATTCCCATGGCAATAATTTACTTTGCAACTGAAGCCATGCCTATTGGCCTGGTTGGTATTTTAATGCCTGTTCTTGCATACTTTTTCCATTTGATGCCCACCAAGGATATAGGCAAAACATTTGCCGGCGATGCTCCCCTGTTTTTGCTGGGTGTTTTGGCAATGGGCGTCACCGTCATTGATGTGGGCCTGCATAAAAGACTTGCAACGTGGATATTAGGCTGGACAAAAGGCTTTGCGCTTCCGATTATCGTTTTATGCGTTTCCATGTCCGTAATCGGGGCTTTTATCTCGGCCCATGCCATGGCTGCATTTATGGCGCCGGTTATGGCCGCGGTCTATATGGGAGCAGTCGCCGCCAAGAGTAAAAACGATATAATTGAACACGATCCCGCCCTTGCCAAGCTTTTGCTTTTATCATTATGTTTTGCACTGAATGTCGGTGGTGTCGGGTCTCCTGCGGCAGGAGGCAGGAATGTCATTATGATGGGTTTCTGGGCGGATTATAATGTCCCCATGAGTTTCGGCAGGTGGATGATGTATGGACTGCCCCTCTCCCCTTTTCTAGGATTAGCTGTGGCTTTATATATGATGTTTATTTTCAGAAAGGTAGAGACCAAAGATTTAACTCCAGGACTTACGGCAATTAAGGAAGAGACCGAAAGAATGGGAGCTATGAGTTATAAGGAAAAAGTATCATTGGGAATGATGCTGCTGATTCTGTTGCTCTGGATATTCGGAGGACACGGTCTGGGACTTGGAGGGCCGGCCTTACTGGCTCTTTTAATTCCGGTCCTTTTCAAGGTTTGCGAATGGAAAAAAATACTCGACGGGATATCATGGGATGCCTGGTTTATGTATTGCGGCGCCTTGACTCTCGGAGCTCTTTTGAAAGAGTCCGGAGCAGCTCTTTGGCTCGCTCAAATATTTCTCGATACTATGGCCAGGGCGGGTATTACAGGAGGTATCGGATTATGGACAGGTATGAGTTTCTTCTCTGGCCTTGTAACCAACTTTATGTCTGATGCCGGGACAACTGCATTACTAGGCCCCATTGCGATTCCCATGGGGATTATGAGCGGCGTACAGGGAGAACCTTGGGCCATAGGACTTTCCACCGCCTTCGCCACCTCTTTTGCCCATTTCCTGATTGTCGGCACTCCGAACAACGCAATCGTATACGGGCTTGGTGTTTATCCTGATACCGGGGAAAAAATGATAGAGCCGATGGACTTTGTAAAATATGGATTTGTATTATGGCTCATATCATTGGCTATCACCTGGGTATTAGGCTTTATGCTGGTGTTCAACTTTTTCGGATTCCCGGAGGGGATAACCGAAACAGCAAAAGCCGTGCTTCAGGCATCACAGTAA